A genomic region of bacterium CG_4_10_14_0_2_um_filter_33_32 contains the following coding sequences:
- the rsmI gene encoding 16S rRNA (cytidine(1402)-2'-O)-methyltransferase — protein sequence MGNVYIVATPIGNLEDITLRAIRILKEVDLIACEDTRKTRILTDYYKIKTPLTSYHQHTKREKIEALIREIENGKNVAIVTDAGTPGVADPGGVFIEEAVKNNINIIPIPGPSSLTAAISISGFKTDESAFYGFLPTKKGRQTKLKQMSQENRAIILFESPFRIKKLLREILEFLGDREVVVTRELTKKFEDIYRGKVSEIIDAIKEKGEFTVIIKSNY from the coding sequence ATGGGTAATGTATACATAGTTGCAACGCCAATTGGCAATTTGGAAGATATAACCTTAAGAGCAATCAGAATTCTTAAGGAAGTTGATTTAATTGCTTGTGAAGATACTAGGAAGACTAGAATATTAACTGATTATTATAAGATTAAAACACCCTTAACCTCTTACCATCAGCATACAAAAAGAGAAAAGATTGAAGCGTTAATTAGAGAAATTGAGAACGGCAAGAATGTAGCTATTGTAACTGATGCAGGCACCCCAGGAGTTGCAGATCCCGGCGGGGTGTTTATTGAAGAAGCAGTAAAAAATAATATAAATATAATACCTATTCCTGGACCGTCTTCTTTAACTGCTGCGATATCTATATCAGGCTTTAAAACGGATGAATCTGCCTTTTACGGATTTTTACCAACCAAGAAGGGCAGACAAACAAAGCTTAAGCAAATGAGTCAAGAAAATAGAGCTATTATTTTATTTGAATCCCCTTTTCGAATTAAAAAGCTCCTTAGAGAAATATTAGAATTTTTAGGGGATAGAGAAGTTGTAGTGACTCGAGAATTAACTAAGAAATTTGAAGACATATATAGAGGCAAGGTATCAGAGATAATAGATGCAATTAAAGAAAAGGGCGAATTTACGGTTATCATCAAGAGTAATTATTAG